A stretch of DNA from Hydrogenophaga sp. SL48:
TGACGGGCGCTGCGGTGGCCGCGGTCACGAAAAACATCGGTGTGCGAGCGGGAAGTTGCGTGGGCCCCCTGCACCATCCGGCGCGCATCGCCGAAGAATGGGCGGTGATCGACAACCTCACCAACGGGCGCGCCGGGCTGGCCATCGCGTCCGGCTGGCAGCCCGACGACTTCGTGCTGCGTCCGCAGAACACCCCGCCGAACAACAAGAAGGCCATGTTCGAGACCATCGAGCAACTTCGTCGCCTCTGGCGCGGCGAGGCGGTGGCCTTTCCTACCGTCAGTGGCGAGCCGTTCAACGTGGTCACCCAGCCGCGTCCGGTCTCCACGGAATTGCCCATCTGGGTCACCACCGCCGGCAACCCCGAGACCTGGAAGGAAGCCGGCGCCATCGGCGCCCACGTGCTGACCCACCTGCTGGGGCAGACCGTCGAAGAGGTCGGTGGAAAGATCAAGATCTACCACCAGGCGCTGCGCGACGCCGGCCACGACCCGGCGAACTTCACCGTCACCCTGATGCTGCACACCTACGTGGCGCGCGACCGCGAGCAGGCTCGCGAAACGGCCCGTGGCCCCATGAAAGACTACCTGCGCAGCGCGGCCGGCCTGATCAAGCAATACGCCTGGGCCTTCCCGGCCTTCAAGAAGCCTGTGGGCGTGAGCAATCCGTTCGAGCTGGATCTCCGGTCACTGACCGAAGACGAACTGGAAGGCATCCTGGAGTTCGCCTTCCTGAGGTACTTTGAAGACTCCGGCCTGTTTGGCACCGTGGACGACTGCCTGAAGCGGGTGGAGGAACTCAAGGCCATTGGCGTGGCCGAAGTTGCCTGCCTGATCGACTACGGCATCCCTGTCGAAAAGGTCATGGAGGCCCTGTACCCCCTGGCCGAGGTGCTGCGCCGCTCCAACGAACCCACGGCCGTGGCCCATGACGATTTCTCGATCGCCGCACAGATCGTCCGGCACGGCGTCACCCACCTGCAATGCACGCCCAGCATGGCGCGCATGATCGCCATGAACGACGAGGCCAAGGCCGCACTGTCGCGGGTGCAGCACCTCATGATCGGTGGCGAAGCGCTGCCCGGCACGCTGGTGGCGGAGCTGGGTCTGGTCACCCAGGCCTCCATCGAAAACATGTACGGCCCGACCGAAACCACCATCTGGTCGTCGACCGAAACCGCTGGCGCCAACGAGTCGGTTGTCAACATCGGGCGACCCATCGCCAACACCCAGATGTATGTGCTCGACGAGCACCAGCAGCCGGTGCCCGTGGGCGCACCCGGCGAGCTTTACATCGGTGGCGACGGGGTCACTCGCGGCTACTGGCAGCGCGCCGACCTGACCGCCGAGCGCTTCCCGGCCGACCCCTTCGTGCGCCCTGAAAGCATGGCGCCAGGCGGCGCGCGCATGTACCGGACGGGCGATCTGGCTCGCTGGCGCCCGGACGGCCGCATCGACTTCCTCGGCAGGGCCGATTTCCAGGTCAAGATCCGTGGCTACCGCATCGAGCTGGGCGAAATCGAGGCCGTGCTCGAATCGGCAGACGGTGTGCGGCAGGCGGTGGTGGTCGCTCGTGAAGACCAGCCGGGTGACGTGCGCCTGGTGGCCTACCTGCGTGCCGACGCCGGCCTGTCGACCGAGCGCCTGCGCGAGTGGATCGCCACCCGCCTTCCCGAGCACATGGTGCCCGCCCACTTCGTGACGGTCGAGGAGTTCCCGCTCACGCCCAACCGCAAGGTCGATCGCAAGGCCCTGCCCGCCCCCACGCAGACCACGCAGCGCGAACGCACCGAGGTGTTTGTCGAACCCGGAAACGAAATCGAACAGCAGATCGCCACCATCTGGTCCCGCATTCTGGGCGTGCCACAGATCGGCTCGAAGGACAGTTTTTTTGCACTGGGCGGCCACTCGCTGCTGGCGGTGCAGGCCCATCGCGAAATCAAGCAGGCCCTGAACACCACGCGGTTGAGCATCACCGACATCTTCCGTTTCCCGACCCTGGCCGCGCTGGCCGCGCACCTCGACGACAAGCCCCGAGACACTCCGGAAGCGGCAGCCGAATCCGCCGAACGGGCCCAGATGCGCACCGATGCCATGTCACGCAGGCGTGCCATGCGGGCGGTCAAGCAGCCGCAGGATTGATGCGCTCCCCAGACCAGGCCAACGCCATGGGGCATGTGCAGGCATCCATCGCCGCCTTGCTGGACCCCCGCTTGGGCGTGGTTTGCACCGCCGTCGACGGTGACCCGCGGAATCTGTACCCGGAAGAGCGGAGCTCGATCATCCAGGCGATACCACGCCGACAGCGCGAATTTGCTGCAGGTCGGGCTGCCGCGCGGGAGGCCATGGCCTGCATCGGGGTCGAGTGCGGTCCTGTGCCCAGTGGCCCAGACCGTGCGCCCATCTGGCCCTTCGGCCTGGTGGGCTCGATCTCCCACACCCGGCAGATTTGTATCGCCGCCGTGGGGCGCGCGAAAGAGGTGGGCGCGATCGGCATCGACGTGGAAGAGCGCCTGCCGGTCGGCCCGGACCTCTGGCACAGCATCTGCACCCCCGAAGAACAGACCTACCTGCAAAGCCAGCCCGAGGAGCAACGGGGCGACATCGTCACCCAACTGTTTTCCGCCAAGGAAGCCTTCTACAAATGGCAGTTCCCCTTGACGAGACGTTTGCTGGACTTCCAGGACGTTCAGGTGAACCTGGAGCCGGGAGGTGGTGGTTTTTCGGTTCGGCCTGTTGATGCGCTTCGATGGCCTGATGTTCTCGCACCGGTGACTGGCGGCATGTTCTCCGACCAGAAATGGGTCATCGCGTGGGTTTGTGGGCACCCCGGTCGACCTCGGGTGTCGCAGGGCATGCGCCCAGGCCACCTCCAAGCCGCCCTGCCCCACCACCCGCCATCGAACCACCCCGAGGTCCTGCCATGAGACTCCAACGGTTGAACCCTCTCGTGAATTTTGGACTGAAGCTTCTACGGCAGGCCACCGACCTGAATTTCGACCGCATCAAGGCCGAAGTGATTTGCCCTGAAGAGACCCAGCCCTGCAAACCGCTCGCGTACCTTGAGGGGCAACTGGACAAAGCCACGGCACCCATCAAGGGCTTCGACACCCTTGCGAATGAACTGGCCATCCTCAGAATCACCGAGGTGCGACACGCCCCGACCATCCGCTACACCTTGTCCAACTGCATCGTGCACGACGCAGGTTTCGATGTGCTGGGTGGTGCATGGCGCAAGAAGGGCATTGATCGGCCGGATTTTTTGATCCAGCCCATCACCGAATTGGCATCATTGAGCTATTGCATGTCCAGCGTGAGCCACCGGTACTTCGGCCACTGGTTGCAAGACGCGTACACGAGCGCTTTGCTGGCCCAGCCGAATGAAGGCCTGCTTCTCGATGTGCGAACCGACGGTGGCCATGCCACAGACTATGTGAAGGCAGCCGGACTCAGCCCCTTGCCCGCCGGCGTGTACCTCGCTCATGAACTGCACTGCTACCAAGACCACGGCCAGGGTCCCTCCAAGCGAGCACGCATTGCCGAATTGCGAGCCCGGCTTGCAGCGGCCATTCCCGATGGCGATCGCTATGCACCGGGCAGCGCCGTGTACTTCCGACGTGGACACAGCGGTGTTGCCAGGCTGATTGAAAACGAAGACGAACTCATGCGGGCACTCACAGCCAAGGGGTTCGAGGTTTTTGATCTCGAAGGGGCCAGCGTCTCCGACATTCAGCAGCGGTTTCGACATGCGCGCACCGTGGTCAGTATCGAGGGCAGTCAGCAGTGTCATCTCACCTTCGCCCTCCCCCCAGGGGCATCCCTTATTTCACTGATACCGTCCGATCGCTTCTCAGTGGTTTTGCTGGGCTATGCCAGAGCAATTGAACTTCAATGGGGCTGCGTGGTGATCGACCGCGTCGAACATGGCTACCACGTCAACGTGGACGATGTTCTCAGAA
This window harbors:
- a CDS encoding 4'-phosphopantetheinyl transferase family protein, whose product is MRSPDQANAMGHVQASIAALLDPRLGVVCTAVDGDPRNLYPEERSSIIQAIPRRQREFAAGRAAAREAMACIGVECGPVPSGPDRAPIWPFGLVGSISHTRQICIAAVGRAKEVGAIGIDVEERLPVGPDLWHSICTPEEQTYLQSQPEEQRGDIVTQLFSAKEAFYKWQFPLTRRLLDFQDVQVNLEPGGGGFSVRPVDALRWPDVLAPVTGGMFSDQKWVIAWVCGHPGRPRVSQGMRPGHLQAALPHHPPSNHPEVLP
- a CDS encoding glycosyltransferase 61 family protein, with product MNFGLKLLRQATDLNFDRIKAEVICPEETQPCKPLAYLEGQLDKATAPIKGFDTLANELAILRITEVRHAPTIRYTLSNCIVHDAGFDVLGGAWRKKGIDRPDFLIQPITELASLSYCMSSVSHRYFGHWLQDAYTSALLAQPNEGLLLDVRTDGGHATDYVKAAGLSPLPAGVYLAHELHCYQDHGQGPSKRARIAELRARLAAAIPDGDRYAPGSAVYFRRGHSGVARLIENEDELMRALTAKGFEVFDLEGASVSDIQQRFRHARTVVSIEGSQQCHLTFALPPGASLISLIPSDRFSVVLLGYARAIELQWGCVVIDRVEHGYHVNVDDVLRTLDLAERQREGKCE